From one Planctomicrobium piriforme genomic stretch:
- a CDS encoding AAA family ATPase has product MIMKQTSAAIQQSIPFLEAVRERIGKVIIGQDVVVERALIALLSSGHLLLQGVPGLAKTLLVSTLSKAIHLQFARVQFTVDLLPSDILGSQILDSRTNSFTTIKGPVFTNLLLADEINRAAPKVQSALLEAMQERRVTIGGETFSLPTPFLVIATQNPVEQAGTFELPEAQLDRFMLCHRLQYPTPSEEKEVLRRNAALGIRREGAGAVAKTEFDSIDEGPIGGPDDLVAAMEAVHHVHVSETFIDHVVELVNRTRMHPALEFGASPRAGIALVRASRARAVIHGRDFVIPDDLYSLAEDVLLHRIRLKYEALADGLTGEEVLREMLAEFGGPAPVAARVAVY; this is encoded by the coding sequence ATGATTATGAAGCAGACTTCCGCAGCGATTCAGCAGTCGATCCCGTTCCTTGAAGCCGTACGCGAACGGATCGGAAAGGTGATTATCGGGCAGGACGTGGTTGTCGAACGGGCGCTCATCGCGCTCCTTTCGTCCGGCCATTTGCTGCTGCAAGGGGTGCCCGGCCTCGCGAAGACGCTGCTGGTGTCGACCTTGTCGAAGGCGATTCACCTGCAGTTTGCCCGTGTGCAGTTCACCGTCGACCTGTTGCCGTCGGACATCCTGGGTTCGCAGATACTCGACAGCCGTACGAACTCCTTCACGACCATCAAGGGACCGGTCTTTACAAACCTGCTCCTTGCGGACGAAATCAACCGTGCCGCTCCCAAAGTGCAAAGCGCATTGCTCGAAGCCATGCAGGAACGCCGCGTCACGATTGGAGGCGAAACCTTTTCGCTGCCGACTCCGTTCCTCGTGATCGCCACGCAGAACCCGGTCGAACAGGCCGGGACGTTCGAGTTGCCGGAAGCACAACTCGACCGCTTCATGCTCTGCCACCGGCTGCAATACCCGACCCCATCCGAAGAGAAGGAAGTGCTGCGACGTAACGCCGCCCTGGGGATTCGCCGCGAAGGGGCAGGGGCCGTTGCCAAGACCGAATTCGATTCCATCGACGAAGGCCCCATCGGCGGCCCGGATGATCTCGTCGCCGCCATGGAAGCCGTCCATCATGTGCATGTCAGCGAAACCTTCATCGACCATGTCGTCGAGCTGGTGAATCGCACCCGTATGCATCCCGCGCTGGAATTCGGGGCCAGCCCTCGTGCCGGGATCGCACTGGTTCGCGCTTCCCGCGCCCGGGCGGTGATTCACGGTCGTGACTTTGTGATTCCGGACGATCTGTACTCGTTGGCTGAAGACGTGCTGCTGCATCGTATTCGCCTCAAGTACGAAGCCCTGGCCGACGGCCTCACTGGCGAAGAAGTGTTGCGCGAGATGCTGGCGGAGTTTGGCGGGCCGGCTCCGGTGGCCGCCCGCGTCGCCGTTTATTGA
- a CDS encoding DUF58 domain-containing protein, whose protein sequence is MTKPAGYIEDHRVLDTRQFKIAVRRLADSLGYGTDRSPFVGSGIDYVQSRTYEPGDAVKTIDWRITARTGKPHVKQYETPRRVPVWLLVDTSASMTIGMGKTNKYETAVFLAGGIALSSLDRMSPVGVLGVGERRLRVPPTLARPQIMGWLHQLRRFEFGERTRLSAELSQLSAQLPERSLIFVLSDLHDADAVAMLKRVAARHETVVLQLRDPASRPMPGTGFLRAKEAETGRAFISHRHSAPDLMHEDLRRAGVDHLLIDVDVPYVGRLRQFLFSRGQLGRGGR, encoded by the coding sequence ATGACAAAGCCTGCAGGCTACATTGAAGACCATCGCGTACTCGACACGCGGCAGTTCAAAATTGCCGTGCGACGTCTTGCCGACAGTCTGGGATACGGCACCGACCGTTCTCCGTTCGTCGGCAGCGGAATCGACTACGTTCAGTCGCGAACTTACGAACCGGGCGACGCCGTCAAAACGATTGACTGGCGCATCACCGCCCGTACCGGCAAGCCGCACGTCAAACAGTACGAAACACCGCGTCGGGTGCCGGTCTGGCTGCTGGTCGATACGTCGGCCTCAATGACCATCGGCATGGGGAAGACCAACAAGTACGAAACCGCGGTCTTTCTGGCCGGCGGCATCGCACTCTCGTCCCTCGATCGCATGAGCCCCGTCGGCGTGCTCGGTGTTGGCGAACGCCGTCTCCGCGTTCCACCCACGCTGGCGCGGCCGCAAATCATGGGCTGGCTGCATCAGTTGCGCCGGTTCGAGTTCGGCGAACGAACGCGGCTCTCGGCCGAACTTTCTCAGTTGTCCGCCCAGTTACCGGAACGGTCACTGATTTTCGTACTGTCCGACCTGCATGACGCCGATGCCGTCGCGATGCTCAAACGGGTCGCAGCACGGCACGAAACGGTCGTCCTCCAGTTACGAGACCCCGCCTCGCGACCCATGCCGGGCACGGGCTTTCTGCGGGCGAAGGAAGCAGAAACCGGTCGGGCGTTCATCTCCCATCGGCACTCAGCGCCCGACCTCATGCATGAAGATCTGCGTCGGGCCGGGGTCGATCATCTGTTGATCGATGTGGATGTGCCTTACGTCGGACGGTTGCGTCAGTTTCTGTTCAGTCGCGGTCAGCTCGGTCGGGGAGGCCGCTAA
- a CDS encoding vWA domain-containing protein, with protein sequence MFAYPWLLVLLVLPVWMIHWVWTRRGGRVSLPHDYVAPSSRRSWAWAIHLAESLPAVLLAVGIIVLANPLRFGQPVDKRQLTNIEILVDVSGSMAFPMGNERRYDVAMRALNQFLEMRQGDAFGLTFFGIEALHWVPITTDVSAIRLAAPFMDPQTVPPRFGGTMIGNALLKCRDQFNNCPTGDRMALLISDGQSGDFMQNDNDVVVAEQMKEAGIKVFTIHIGEGDVPLSIRTVARITGGMAFAASDTESLKEVFKQIDAMKRMELERQNPEMQDNYFVAATVGLAAVLLSLMTAFGLRYTPW encoded by the coding sequence ATGTTTGCTTACCCCTGGCTGCTGGTGCTGCTGGTCTTGCCGGTCTGGATGATTCACTGGGTCTGGACCCGGCGCGGCGGACGAGTTTCGCTTCCGCATGACTACGTTGCTCCGTCTTCTCGCAGGAGTTGGGCATGGGCGATTCACCTGGCGGAATCACTGCCGGCCGTCTTGCTTGCCGTCGGGATCATCGTACTGGCGAATCCGCTCCGCTTCGGCCAGCCGGTCGACAAGCGTCAGCTCACCAACATCGAAATTCTGGTCGACGTCTCCGGCAGTATGGCCTTCCCGATGGGCAACGAACGCCGGTACGACGTGGCCATGCGAGCACTGAACCAGTTTCTCGAAATGCGTCAGGGAGACGCCTTCGGACTGACGTTCTTTGGGATCGAAGCGCTGCATTGGGTGCCGATCACGACCGATGTTTCAGCCATCCGGCTCGCGGCTCCTTTCATGGACCCCCAAACCGTCCCGCCCCGCTTCGGCGGCACGATGATCGGCAATGCCCTCTTGAAGTGCCGTGACCAGTTCAACAACTGCCCGACGGGAGATCGCATGGCCCTGCTGATCTCGGACGGCCAGTCTGGCGACTTCATGCAAAACGACAACGACGTCGTGGTGGCCGAGCAGATGAAAGAAGCCGGCATCAAGGTGTTCACGATTCACATCGGCGAGGGAGATGTTCCGCTCAGTATCAGAACAGTGGCCCGCATCACCGGCGGGATGGCCTTCGCAGCCTCGGATACGGAATCGCTCAAGGAAGTCTTCAAACAGATTGACGCGATGAAGCGGATGGAACTGGAACGCCAGAATCCCGAAATGCAGGACAATTATTTCGTCGCCGCCACGGTCGGATTGGCCGCTGTGTTGCTCAGCCTGATGACTGCCTTTGGATTGAGGTACACGCCATGGTAA
- a CDS encoding vWA domain-containing protein: MVMLPVSLAVAVCVLATLAEMVHQRRVQRVSGLVFGPHRGLSVAARLAPVLRVVSLTAVTWGLTVLILLPPKAHGLVELPKEQRQNLIIALDVSPSMRAVDAGQKHDISRMRRAAEAIESIFSRSTMEGMTVSVVAFYTKAKPVVVQSTDMEVIRHVTNDLPLHYMFDSGKTNILAGIETSAQLAKNWPLNSTTLLVITDGDTVPSTELPLFPPSIKDLLLIGVGDPNNGTRVNSELTRQNVDALRQVAMRYQGNYHNANEQNLPTTLLNDLAISSRRSKRSQFSMKDWALLCVGAGSLMSAAVPLGLALFGTRWRPGTTDVARTAVKRTSERYSLKNVAS, encoded by the coding sequence ATGGTAATGCTTCCTGTCAGCCTGGCGGTCGCGGTCTGCGTTTTGGCAACGCTCGCCGAAATGGTGCATCAGCGTCGCGTGCAAAGGGTCTCCGGGCTGGTGTTCGGCCCGCATCGCGGACTCTCAGTCGCTGCGCGCCTCGCCCCGGTTTTGCGAGTGGTCTCGCTGACTGCCGTGACCTGGGGATTGACTGTCCTCATCCTGTTGCCACCCAAAGCCCACGGGCTTGTCGAACTGCCCAAAGAGCAGCGACAGAATCTGATCATCGCCCTCGACGTTTCCCCCAGTATGCGAGCCGTCGACGCGGGACAGAAGCACGACATCTCCCGGATGCGGCGTGCGGCAGAGGCCATCGAATCGATCTTCAGCCGGTCTACCATGGAAGGCATGACGGTGTCGGTCGTCGCGTTTTACACCAAAGCGAAGCCGGTAGTGGTCCAGTCGACCGACATGGAAGTCATTCGACATGTCACCAACGACCTTCCGCTGCATTACATGTTCGACTCCGGCAAAACGAACATTCTCGCAGGCATCGAAACCAGCGCTCAATTGGCGAAGAACTGGCCACTCAACAGCACCACGTTGCTCGTCATTACCGATGGCGACACCGTCCCGTCGACCGAACTGCCCCTGTTCCCCCCCAGCATCAAGGATCTGTTGCTGATTGGAGTCGGCGACCCGAATAACGGAACCCGCGTGAACAGCGAACTCACGCGTCAGAATGTCGACGCCCTGCGTCAGGTGGCGATGCGGTATCAGGGGAACTACCACAACGCGAACGAACAGAACCTGCCGACCACCTTGCTGAACGATCTGGCGATCAGTTCGCGGCGCTCCAAACGCAGTCAATTTTCAATGAAGGACTGGGCGCTGCTGTGCGTTGGCGCCGGCAGCCTGATGTCTGCCGCTGTCCCGCTGGGATTGGCCCTGTTCGGCACCCGCTGGCGGCCTGGCACGACAGACGTCGCCCGCACGGCGGTGAAGCGGACCTCCGAAAGATATTCACTGAAGAATGTGGCCAGTTAA